ACAAAGTTGATCCGATTTGAGCGAGTCACGAGTCAGAAATCGAGACGCGCGCAAATGTCTGTAAAATGATCGGATCTGGTTTCTCGAACGGTTCGGTATGTTGAGGGGGGGGCAGGTCCTTCTCTTCCAGATTTTGGTGAGCCCATCAAACTTGGCCCTTGTCTGGATAGAGATGTTCGTATGCTAGAGGGCTTAGCTGTCGATCAGCTGACCAGCCTCATTGGTCGTCCGTGAAGAACCCAGCACTTCAGCTCGGGGCGAGGTGAAGTCGGAGGATGAGGTGATCAGCGCAGACCTCGAAGCGGCGCTGACAGCGCGCCGAGGCGCTCGGGGGAATGGCGTCGGCCGCCGCCCGCGGATAGTGTGCGTCAAAGTCACCCGGTTGTTGCTCCAATAGTCGTTGCTCGCGCAGGAGATCATAACGTCAATGAAATCTCGGCATGGGTCGAGTTGGGTCGTTTCGGCTAGATTTTTGCAAGGGGAGCTTTCGAGAAGCTGACGAGTGAGGAACGGTACGCACGTCCACCTCGCCCAATAGTTCGGATCCTCCCAGCCTTCTGCCATCACTCTGATACTACGTGGCTCGACGTAATCAACCTTCGCGTGGCCACAGGCCTCCATGGCAATTGGGCATGTCGAGCGATTCACGAAGTTGCGATAAATATCTTGCACTTGAGCTGGCCGCCAATCAGTTCGCTGGTTTCTATACGGGATCTTAGGTGACGAGGTTATTCAGGCGGCTGGTTCGCCGACATCCGAATCTGACGTCTGCAGTGAGCTTCGGCAACTGATCCGTGTCTTTGAGCTGCCCCAGATCCTTGACGCGGCGATCACACCATCAGCCTGGCGGTGGTCTGCACAACGAGCCCCTGGTGCGCACCGTGCGGTACTGCGCGGTCGCGAACACGCTGGGGTTCGTCGTGCAAGAGGCATCTTGAAGCCAGCCCAGCAGCATTCGCGATAAATCCCGATCCGGGATAGCCTGCTTACGTTACGCTGGCATCCATCTATACCAATGTCTATACGAGCTAGCCACGCGGATGATTGGCACGAAGCGCGCACGCAATCATTCTGCTCTTATGGCTATGTACACTCAAGCTTATCCCTTATGCGATGAGGCGCAGGAACGCACGTCTGAACTTGGTGCACCTACTGCCCTATATTCCCGTTTGATCGATGACCTCAGTCAGTTGAATTTCGCAGACGCGGATGACCGTCGAGCATTCCCTCCGACCCTGCACAGCGTATTGGCAAAGCATGGGCTATTCGGGCTCACGACACCAACAGAGCATGGCGGGCTAGCTCTTCCCCTGCAAGACGCCATCGACCTCATCTCCGCCACTGCGTCCTTCGACGTCTCGGCTGCCTCTACCCTCGTGATCCATAACTTCCTGGCCTTGCCCTGCATCGAAGCGGCACCGCATATCCCTGAACAGAGGCAGGTCATGCGGGGCGCAACACGCGGCGACCTTTGCGCTTTCGCTTTAACAGAGCCTGGAGCTGGCTCCGCCCCGCGACATATAGAGGCTTCGGCTTTCATGCACGAAGATAGAGTTCGCGTCTCTGGCCGCAAAATTTGGATCGGCCTCGCTGACTGGGCTCGTTGGATCGTTTGCTTTGCGCGCGCTTCCGGTCCCGATGCGAAAGGCCGGGTCGTTGGCGTATTGGTTGATAGGCAGGCTCCTGGCCTAAAGGTCACGCACGAGCATCGCACGCTCGGTCTACGCGGAATTATTCAGAATACCCTGGAGTTCCACGACGTCGAGCTGCCGAGTGCTTACGTGCTCTCTCGCGATCAGGACGGCTGGGGAGCGGCAGCATCCAGTATGAACCGCGGGCGCATCGGTGTGGCAGCCATGGGCCTTGGAGCGCTTGAACGCGCCATCCAGGTCGCAGCCTCATATGCAAGCCATCGTCGACTAGGCAAGCTGCGCATGCTCGAGAACAGCTATATCGAGCAGTTATTTGGACAGATGGTACTGCGGCGGGAAATCGTGAAGGCAATGCTGGCTGCATCCTGCCGACTTGTCTCAACGCAGGGCGCACCCAACGTCCACCTTGCGTCAGCAACGAAGGTTTTGTCGTCAGAGTGGTGCGGCCTCGTCGCTGATCAATGCGTCCAACTGCTGGGCGGACGTGGTTACGATGAGGGAACGCCTGTCGCTAAGATCTATCGAGACGCACGCATTCTCCGCATCTTCGAAGGTCCGACCGAGACGCTGCTATCACATCTCGGCCGCTGCCTTCTCTCTCGAGCCACACGTGACGAAATAGCCGCTCTCTTTCGGTCTCTCGGTGCGGCACAAGTCCACGCTGCTGCAATTGAGGATCTGTCTGGGCTCAATGAGACAGACGGCGCCGTACTCGTCTATGCGGGTTGGCTCACCACACTCGGACTGGCACAAGCTGTCATGTCTGCCGGTTGCTTCTCGGCCTCAGATTGTTCGGCGGCCGCAGCGGACCTGGTCAGTTCCGAATTA
The DNA window shown above is from Bradyrhizobium sp. ISRA464 and carries:
- a CDS encoding acyl-CoA dehydrogenase family protein, which codes for MIGTKRARNHSALMAMYTQAYPLCDEAQERTSELGAPTALYSRLIDDLSQLNFADADDRRAFPPTLHSVLAKHGLFGLTTPTEHGGLALPLQDAIDLISATASFDVSAASTLVIHNFLALPCIEAAPHIPEQRQVMRGATRGDLCAFALTEPGAGSAPRHIEASAFMHEDRVRVSGRKIWIGLADWARWIVCFARASGPDAKGRVVGVLVDRQAPGLKVTHEHRTLGLRGIIQNTLEFHDVELPSAYVLSRDQDGWGAAASSMNRGRIGVAAMGLGALERAIQVAASYASHRRLGKLRMLENSYIEQLFGQMVLRREIVKAMLAASCRLVSTQGAPNVHLASATKVLSSEWCGLVADQCVQLLGGRGYDEGTPVAKIYRDARILRIFEGPTETLLSHLGRCLLSRATRDEIAALFRSLGAAQVHAAAIEDLSGLNETDGAVLVYAGWLTTLGLAQAVMSAGCFSASDCSAAAADLVSSELAILRTRAPKRLSFEDRIRARRTLNTFLHDAASSIRSPVLTDDYLKLVQYV